In one window of Canis aureus isolate CA01 chromosome 36, VMU_Caureus_v.1.0, whole genome shotgun sequence DNA:
- the RNF25 gene encoding E3 ubiquitin-protein ligase RNF25 isoform X3: MAASASAAAGEEDWVLPSEVEVLESIYLDELQVVKGNGRSSPWEIYITLHPATAEDQNSQYVCFTLVLQVPTQYPNEVPQISIRNPRGLSDEQIHKISQALSHVANAGLGTAMLYELIEEKEAFTKTPCYHYFHCHCLARYIQHMERELQAQGQEQEQERQHAATKQKAVGVQCPVCREPLVYDLASLKAAPEPQQPMELYQPSAESLRQQEERKRLYQRQQERGGIIDLEAERNRYFISLQQPPAPVEPESAVDASRGSQPPSALASELSTSSTAQPNLSAPLPVASQYTCEKIPGAGPNQQRLGETQKAMIDPPRASRGPWKQPERRHLKGGECHAHKGTSDTQELPPPEGPLKEPMDLKPEPCSQGVEGPPQEKGPGNWQGPPPRRTRDCARWERSKGRTPGSSYPRLPRGRGAFRPGTRREPLSMESEDGS, from the exons ATGGCGGCGTCTGCGTCGGCAGCTGCGGGGGAGGAGGACTG GGTACTTCCCTCTGAAGTCGAGGTGTTAGAGTCTATCTATCTGGATGAACTACAGGTGGTTAAAGGAAATGGCAG ATCCTCACCATGGGAGATCTACATCACCCTGCACCCTGCCACTGCAGAAGACCAGAATTCACAGTATGTGTGCTTCACCCTGGTGCTTCAGGTCCCAACACAG TACCCCAATGAGGTGCCACAGATCTCTATCCGTAACCCCCGAGGACTCTCAGATGAACAGATCCACAA GATTTCACAGGCACTGAGCCACGTGGCCAATGCTGGGCTGGGTACTGCTATGCTCTATGAACTCATCGAG GAGAAGGAGGCCTTTACCAAAACACCCTGTTACCACTACTTCCACTGCCACTGCCTTGCTCGATACATCCAGCACATGGAGCGTGAGCTACAGGCTCAAggccaggagcaggagcaggaacgGCAGCATGCCGCAACCAAGCAG aaGGCAGTCGGTGTGCAGTGTCCGGTGTGCAGAGAGCCCCTTGTATATGATCTTGCCTCACTGAAAGCAGCCCCTGAACCCCAACAGCCCATG GAGCTATACCAGCCCAGCGCAGAGAGCCTGCGCCAACAAGAAGAGCGCAAGCGGCTCTACCAGAGGCAGCAGGAGCGGGGAGGCATCATTGACCTTGAGGCTGAGCGTAACCGGTACTTCATCAGCCTCCAGCAG CCTCCTGCCCCTGTGGAGCCGGAGTCGGCTGTAGATGCCTCCAGAGGATCCCAGCCACCCAGTGCCCTTGCCTCAGAACTGTCCACCTCATCAACTGCCCAGCCCAACCTGTCAGCTCCTCTGCCTGTGGCCTCCCAGTACACGTGTGAGAAGATTCCAGGGGCTGGGCCAAATCAGCAAAGGTTGGGCGAGACCCAGAAAGCTATGATAGATCCCCCCCGGGCCAGTCGAGGCCCCTGGAAACAGCCTGAACGGAGGCACCTAAAGGGAGGGGAGTGCCATGCCCACAAAGGTACCAGTGACACCCAGGAACTGCCACCTCCTGAGGGGCCCCTCAAGGAGCCCATGGACCTAAAGCCAGAACCCTGTAGCCAAGGGGTTGAAGGTCCTCCCCAAGAGAAGGGGCCTGGCAACTGGCAGGGTCCCCCACCCCGCAGGACTCGGGACTGTGCTCGCTGGGAGCGCTCCAAGGGTCGGACACCGGGTTCTTCCTACCCCCGCCTGCCTCGGGGTCGGGGAGCCTTTCGTCCTGGTACTCGGAGGGAGcccctgagcatggagtctgaggaCGGTTCCTAG
- the RNF25 gene encoding E3 ubiquitin-protein ligase RNF25 isoform X2: MAASASAAAGEEDWVLPSEVEVLESIYLDELQVVKGNGRSSPWEIYITLHPATAEDQNSQYVCFTLVLQVPTQYPNEVPQISIRNPRGLSDEQIHKISQALSHVANAGLGTAMLYELIEKGKEILTDNNIPHGQCVICLYDFQEKEAFTKTPCYHYFHCHCLARYIQHMERELQAQGQEQEQERQHAATKQAVGVQCPVCREPLVYDLASLKAAPEPQQPMELYQPSAESLRQQEERKRLYQRQQERGGIIDLEAERNRYFISLQQPPAPVEPESAVDASRGSQPPSALASELSTSSTAQPNLSAPLPVASQYTCEKIPGAGPNQQRLGETQKAMIDPPRASRGPWKQPERRHLKGGECHAHKGTSDTQELPPPEGPLKEPMDLKPEPCSQGVEGPPQEKGPGNWQGPPPRRTRDCARWERSKGRTPGSSYPRLPRGRGAFRPGTRREPLSMESEDGS, translated from the exons ATGGCGGCGTCTGCGTCGGCAGCTGCGGGGGAGGAGGACTG GGTACTTCCCTCTGAAGTCGAGGTGTTAGAGTCTATCTATCTGGATGAACTACAGGTGGTTAAAGGAAATGGCAG ATCCTCACCATGGGAGATCTACATCACCCTGCACCCTGCCACTGCAGAAGACCAGAATTCACAGTATGTGTGCTTCACCCTGGTGCTTCAGGTCCCAACACAG TACCCCAATGAGGTGCCACAGATCTCTATCCGTAACCCCCGAGGACTCTCAGATGAACAGATCCACAA GATTTCACAGGCACTGAGCCACGTGGCCAATGCTGGGCTGGGTACTGCTATGCTCTATGAACTCATCGAG aaagggaaggaaattctcaCAGACAATAATATCCCCCATGGCCAGTGCGTCATCTGCCTCTATGATTTCCAG GAGAAGGAGGCCTTTACCAAAACACCCTGTTACCACTACTTCCACTGCCACTGCCTTGCTCGATACATCCAGCACATGGAGCGTGAGCTACAGGCTCAAggccaggagcaggagcaggaacgGCAGCATGCCGCAACCAAGCAG GCAGTCGGTGTGCAGTGTCCGGTGTGCAGAGAGCCCCTTGTATATGATCTTGCCTCACTGAAAGCAGCCCCTGAACCCCAACAGCCCATG GAGCTATACCAGCCCAGCGCAGAGAGCCTGCGCCAACAAGAAGAGCGCAAGCGGCTCTACCAGAGGCAGCAGGAGCGGGGAGGCATCATTGACCTTGAGGCTGAGCGTAACCGGTACTTCATCAGCCTCCAGCAG CCTCCTGCCCCTGTGGAGCCGGAGTCGGCTGTAGATGCCTCCAGAGGATCCCAGCCACCCAGTGCCCTTGCCTCAGAACTGTCCACCTCATCAACTGCCCAGCCCAACCTGTCAGCTCCTCTGCCTGTGGCCTCCCAGTACACGTGTGAGAAGATTCCAGGGGCTGGGCCAAATCAGCAAAGGTTGGGCGAGACCCAGAAAGCTATGATAGATCCCCCCCGGGCCAGTCGAGGCCCCTGGAAACAGCCTGAACGGAGGCACCTAAAGGGAGGGGAGTGCCATGCCCACAAAGGTACCAGTGACACCCAGGAACTGCCACCTCCTGAGGGGCCCCTCAAGGAGCCCATGGACCTAAAGCCAGAACCCTGTAGCCAAGGGGTTGAAGGTCCTCCCCAAGAGAAGGGGCCTGGCAACTGGCAGGGTCCCCCACCCCGCAGGACTCGGGACTGTGCTCGCTGGGAGCGCTCCAAGGGTCGGACACCGGGTTCTTCCTACCCCCGCCTGCCTCGGGGTCGGGGAGCCTTTCGTCCTGGTACTCGGAGGGAGcccctgagcatggagtctgaggaCGGTTCCTAG
- the RNF25 gene encoding E3 ubiquitin-protein ligase RNF25 isoform X1, with translation MAASASAAAGEEDWVLPSEVEVLESIYLDELQVVKGNGRSSPWEIYITLHPATAEDQNSQYVCFTLVLQVPTQYPNEVPQISIRNPRGLSDEQIHKISQALSHVANAGLGTAMLYELIEKGKEILTDNNIPHGQCVICLYDFQEKEAFTKTPCYHYFHCHCLARYIQHMERELQAQGQEQEQERQHAATKQKAVGVQCPVCREPLVYDLASLKAAPEPQQPMELYQPSAESLRQQEERKRLYQRQQERGGIIDLEAERNRYFISLQQPPAPVEPESAVDASRGSQPPSALASELSTSSTAQPNLSAPLPVASQYTCEKIPGAGPNQQRLGETQKAMIDPPRASRGPWKQPERRHLKGGECHAHKGTSDTQELPPPEGPLKEPMDLKPEPCSQGVEGPPQEKGPGNWQGPPPRRTRDCARWERSKGRTPGSSYPRLPRGRGAFRPGTRREPLSMESEDGS, from the exons ATGGCGGCGTCTGCGTCGGCAGCTGCGGGGGAGGAGGACTG GGTACTTCCCTCTGAAGTCGAGGTGTTAGAGTCTATCTATCTGGATGAACTACAGGTGGTTAAAGGAAATGGCAG ATCCTCACCATGGGAGATCTACATCACCCTGCACCCTGCCACTGCAGAAGACCAGAATTCACAGTATGTGTGCTTCACCCTGGTGCTTCAGGTCCCAACACAG TACCCCAATGAGGTGCCACAGATCTCTATCCGTAACCCCCGAGGACTCTCAGATGAACAGATCCACAA GATTTCACAGGCACTGAGCCACGTGGCCAATGCTGGGCTGGGTACTGCTATGCTCTATGAACTCATCGAG aaagggaaggaaattctcaCAGACAATAATATCCCCCATGGCCAGTGCGTCATCTGCCTCTATGATTTCCAG GAGAAGGAGGCCTTTACCAAAACACCCTGTTACCACTACTTCCACTGCCACTGCCTTGCTCGATACATCCAGCACATGGAGCGTGAGCTACAGGCTCAAggccaggagcaggagcaggaacgGCAGCATGCCGCAACCAAGCAG aaGGCAGTCGGTGTGCAGTGTCCGGTGTGCAGAGAGCCCCTTGTATATGATCTTGCCTCACTGAAAGCAGCCCCTGAACCCCAACAGCCCATG GAGCTATACCAGCCCAGCGCAGAGAGCCTGCGCCAACAAGAAGAGCGCAAGCGGCTCTACCAGAGGCAGCAGGAGCGGGGAGGCATCATTGACCTTGAGGCTGAGCGTAACCGGTACTTCATCAGCCTCCAGCAG CCTCCTGCCCCTGTGGAGCCGGAGTCGGCTGTAGATGCCTCCAGAGGATCCCAGCCACCCAGTGCCCTTGCCTCAGAACTGTCCACCTCATCAACTGCCCAGCCCAACCTGTCAGCTCCTCTGCCTGTGGCCTCCCAGTACACGTGTGAGAAGATTCCAGGGGCTGGGCCAAATCAGCAAAGGTTGGGCGAGACCCAGAAAGCTATGATAGATCCCCCCCGGGCCAGTCGAGGCCCCTGGAAACAGCCTGAACGGAGGCACCTAAAGGGAGGGGAGTGCCATGCCCACAAAGGTACCAGTGACACCCAGGAACTGCCACCTCCTGAGGGGCCCCTCAAGGAGCCCATGGACCTAAAGCCAGAACCCTGTAGCCAAGGGGTTGAAGGTCCTCCCCAAGAGAAGGGGCCTGGCAACTGGCAGGGTCCCCCACCCCGCAGGACTCGGGACTGTGCTCGCTGGGAGCGCTCCAAGGGTCGGACACCGGGTTCTTCCTACCCCCGCCTGCCTCGGGGTCGGGGAGCCTTTCGTCCTGGTACTCGGAGGGAGcccctgagcatggagtctgaggaCGGTTCCTAG
- the BCS1L gene encoding mitochondrial chaperone BCS1 codes for MPLSDFILALKDNPYFGAGFGLVGVGTALALARKGAQLGLVAFRRHYMITLEVPARDRSYAWLLSWLTRHSTRTQHLSVETSYLQHESGRISTKFEFVPSPGNHFIWYQGKWIRVERSREMQMIDLQTGTPWESVTFTALGTDRKVFFNILEEARELALQQEEGKTVMYTAMGSEWRPFGYPRRRRPLTSVVLGQGLADRIVRDVREFIDNPKWYTDRGIPYRRGYLLYGPPGCGKSSFITALAGELEHSICLLSLTDSSLSDDRLNHLLSVAPQQSLVLLEDVDAAFLSRDLAAENPVKYQGLGRLTFSGLLNALDGVASTEARIVFMTTNHVDRLDPALIRPGRVDMKEYVGYCSHWQLTQMFQRFYPGQAPSLAQAFAGRVLQVTTQISPAQVQGYFMLYKNDPAGAIHNAESLRT; via the exons ATGCCCCTCTCAGACTTTATTCTGGCCCTGAAGGACAATCCCTACTTTGGGGCTGGATTTGGGCTTGTGGGTGTGGGCACGGCCCTGGCCTTGGCCCGGAAGGGTGCCCAACTGGGCCTGGTGGCATTCCGGCGTCATTACATGATCACACTGGAAGTCCCTGCTCGAGACCGAAGCTATGCCTGGTTGCTTAGCTGGCTCACCCGCCACAGTACCCGTACTCAGCACCTCAGTGTTGAGACTTCGTACCTTCAGCATGAGAGTGGGCGCATCTCCACTAAGTTCGAATTTGTCCCCAGCCCTGGAAACCACTTTATCTG GTATCAGGGGAAATGGATCCGAGTGGAACGAAGTCGAGAGATGCAGATGATAGACCTGCAGACGGGAACCCCTTGGGAATCTGTCACCTTCACAGCTCTGGGCACTGACCGAAAGGTCTTCTTCAACATCCTGGAGGAAG CTCGAGAGCTGGCCTTgcagcaggaggaagggaagacagTGATGTACACAGCCATGGGCTCTGAATGGCGCCCTTTTGGTTATCCACGCCGGCGGCGGCCACTGACTTCTGTGGTTCTAGGACAGGGTCTGGCTGACCGAATTGTTAGAGATGTCCGGGAATTCATCGATAACCCCAAGTGGTACACTGACAGAG GCATTCCCTACAGACGTGGCTACCTGCTTTATGGGCCTCCTGGTTGTGGAAAAAGCAGTTTTAT CACAGCCCTGGCTGGGGAACTGGAGCACAGCATCTGCCTGCTGAGTCTCACAGACTCCAGCCTCTCCGATGACCGGCTCAACCACCTGCTGAGCGTGGCCCCACAGCAGAGCCTGGTGCTCCTGGAGGATGTCGATGCAGCCTTTCTTAGCCGAGACCTGGCTGCAGAGA ACCCAGTCAAGTACCAAGGTCTAGGTCGCCTCACCTTCAGCGGACTGCTCAACGCCTTGGATGGTGTGGCATCCACTGAGGCACGCATCGTTTTTATGACCACCAACCATGTTGACAG GCTGGACCCTGCCCTGATACGCCCCGGAAGAGTAGACATGAAGGAGTACGTGGGCTACTGCTCACACTGGCAGCTGACCCAGATGTTCCAGAGGTTCTATCCAGGGCAAGCACCTTCCTTGGCCCAGGCCTTTGCAGGACGTGTCCTTCAAGTCACAACGCAGATCAGTCCTGCCCAGGTACAGGGCTACTTCATGCTGTATAAAAACGACCCTGCAGGGGCCATTCACAATGCTGAGTCTCTGAGGACATGA